A portion of the Stigmatella aurantiaca DW4/3-1 genome contains these proteins:
- a CDS encoding dihydrofolate reductase family protein gives MGKLTFGMMTSLDGYINDADGKFDWGQISEEVHRFAEKEQANAGTTIYGRRMFETMAVWDTLAEDPSVHPFERDFSVIWRNTDKIVVSRSLSEVTTTRTRLVRALSADDIGKLKAESAKDLIVAGPTLAASYLKQGLIDEVSIYYIPVVVGGGTPMFQGIDATVRLERLDARAFGNGVTFVRYAVRKRA, from the coding sequence ATGGGCAAGCTCACGTTCGGGATGATGACCTCGCTCGACGGCTACATCAACGACGCCGACGGCAAGTTCGACTGGGGTCAGATCAGCGAGGAGGTGCACCGCTTCGCTGAAAAGGAGCAGGCGAACGCCGGCACGACGATCTACGGCCGCCGCATGTTCGAGACGATGGCGGTGTGGGACACGCTCGCCGAGGACCCGAGCGTCCATCCGTTCGAGCGCGACTTCTCCGTCATCTGGCGGAACACCGACAAGATCGTGGTCTCCCGCTCGCTCTCGGAGGTGACAACGACGCGGACTCGGCTCGTCCGCGCGCTGAGCGCCGACGACATCGGCAAGCTCAAAGCGGAGTCGGCAAAGGACCTCATCGTGGCCGGACCGACGCTCGCCGCGAGCTATCTCAAGCAGGGCCTCATCGACGAAGTCTCGATCTACTACATCCCCGTCGTCGTCGGCGGTGGGACGCCGATGTTCCAAGGTATTGACGCGACGGTCAGGCTGGAGCGGCTCGACGCGCGCGCATTTGGGAACGGCGTCACCTTC
- a CDS encoding tellurite resistance TerB family protein translates to MTHEYPQEQLLAFVQAMANVAASDGRITEDERQHLDDVVVGIGLSPRDPQVAALIEGEFQKPSRLTDIVSKIEIRELRVSLLRMCVEVACADGEIANEERASVKEAANAFGLDVSVADELIDWTLASIKLEQREREIMAKLL, encoded by the coding sequence ATGACCCACGAGTACCCCCAAGAGCAATTACTGGCGTTCGTCCAAGCCATGGCCAACGTGGCGGCCAGCGATGGCCGCATCACCGAGGACGAGCGTCAGCACCTCGATGACGTGGTGGTGGGCATCGGCCTGTCCCCTCGCGACCCGCAAGTTGCAGCGCTCATCGAGGGGGAGTTCCAGAAGCCCAGCCGCCTCACCGACATCGTCAGCAAGATCGAAATCCGCGAGTTGCGCGTCTCCCTGCTGCGCATGTGCGTCGAGGTCGCGTGCGCCGACGGAGAGATCGCGAACGAGGAACGTGCGTCGGTGAAGGAGGCCGCCAACGCCTTCGGTCTCGACGTGTCGGTCGCCGACGAACTCATCGACTGGACGCTCGCCTCGATCAAACTCGAGCAGCGCGAGCGCGAGATCATGGCGAAGCTGCTCTAG
- a CDS encoding class I SAM-dependent methyltransferase, translating to MNAASQTAGEQSKLWNGLTGRAWVETQDLLDPMFKPLEDLLVEAVFAGSESQVLDVGCGTGSTALAVARRLGAKGRCIGIDISEPMITAARARAERENTPASFIRANAQNHAFEPASFDMILSRFGVMFFDDFVQAFANLRRAAKDGAELRFIAWRSLSENPFVTTAEHAAAPLLPNLPARRLDGPGPFAFADQGRVSRILEESGWAEIDIRPIDVACTLPEKELVRYVTRIGPLGLILHEADDRTRTQVIETVCAALAPYVHGAEVRFSAACWRIGARARSA from the coding sequence ATGAATGCGGCGAGCCAGACCGCTGGCGAACAGTCGAAACTTTGGAATGGCCTCACCGGACGTGCCTGGGTCGAGACGCAAGATTTGCTCGACCCGATGTTCAAGCCGCTTGAAGACCTGCTCGTCGAAGCGGTCTTCGCCGGGTCCGAGAGCCAGGTGCTCGACGTCGGCTGCGGTACGGGCAGTACAGCGCTCGCCGTCGCGCGGCGGCTCGGCGCGAAGGGCCGCTGCATCGGCATCGACATTTCGGAGCCGATGATCACCGCCGCCCGGGCCCGCGCCGAGCGGGAAAACACGCCGGCAAGCTTCATTCGCGCCAACGCGCAAAACCACGCCTTCGAGCCTGCAAGCTTCGACATGATCCTTTCGCGCTTCGGCGTCATGTTCTTCGACGACTTCGTCCAGGCCTTTGCGAACCTGAGGCGTGCCGCAAAGGACGGCGCCGAATTGCGGTTCATCGCTTGGCGGAGTCTTTCGGAAAATCCGTTCGTGACGACGGCCGAGCACGCCGCGGCACCGCTCCTGCCAAACCTCCCTGCCCGCAGGCTGGACGGTCCGGGGCCGTTCGCTTTCGCGGACCAAGGCCGGGTCTCCCGCATTCTGGAGGAAAGCGGCTGGGCCGAGATCGACATCCGGCCGATCGATGTTGCCTGCACCCTGCCCGAGAAGGAGTTGGTCCGTTACGTGACCCGGATCGGTCCCCTCGGCCTGATTCTTCACGAGGCGGACGATCGGACTCGCACCCAGGTCATCGAAACGGTCTGCGCCGCTTTGGCTCCCTATGTGCACGGAGCGGAAGTTCGCTTTTCCGCTGCCTGCTGGAGGATCGGCGCCCGCGCGCGCTCTGCGTGA
- a CDS encoding helix-turn-helix domain-containing protein, whose translation MRDLDITEVAQRSGVPASTLRFYEEKGLITSIGRRGLRRLFDPGVLERLALIALGRAADFSLDEIARMFAPDGRPRIDRQMLADKAEKLDRTIRNLSAMRDGLRHAAVCPAPSHTECPTFRRLLRAAASGTLGARRKRVPRSSRN comes from the coding sequence GTGAGAGACCTGGACATCACCGAGGTGGCACAGCGGTCTGGCGTTCCTGCCTCGACACTGCGGTTCTATGAGGAAAAGGGGCTGATCACCTCGATCGGCAGGCGGGGCTTGCGCCGGCTGTTCGATCCCGGCGTGCTGGAGCGGCTGGCGCTGATCGCGCTGGGGCGCGCCGCCGACTTCTCGCTCGATGAGATCGCGCGGATGTTCGCGCCGGACGGTCGGCCGCGCATCGACCGGCAGATGCTCGCGGACAAGGCAGAGAAGCTAGACAGGACGATCCGCAACCTCAGCGCCATGCGCGACGGCCTACGGCACGCCGCAGTCTGCCCCGCGCCGAGCCACACGGAATGCCCCACCTTCCGCCGCCTCCTGCGGGCCGCCGCGTCGGGAACGCTTGGAGCGCGAAGGAAGAGGGTGCCTCGATCATCCCGGAACTAA